In one Myxocyprinus asiaticus isolate MX2 ecotype Aquarium Trade chromosome 29, UBuf_Myxa_2, whole genome shotgun sequence genomic region, the following are encoded:
- the LOC127419603 gene encoding fidgetin-like protein 2 isoform X1, with translation MLSPIVPYSLLKMHWNPEHAQPLSQWPEQHLDVSSTTSSPAHKSELYPSRSRGSYSYAWANDDISALTASNLLKRYAEKYSGMLDSPYERPAVGVYPEPGAFGALNGSQKSELEPWPLTHSTDGAYPLVPPSSHDSLTGPKVVPTSAGPPGSGSVSVVNSNLSDSGYSGSSSCSGSHSSDYPPSYNGTYITSGYCPQPSSALPPASLHALQPNPTLLPSYTPSAPVYNYPPSTYPHQTSLAPSYSHPPAPYISSGIAAPSPIPSRPTVVGGSYGYHNSSLGGSEPGGSLKRKAFEMTLEEEDGDSSRYRKYSYGPIKTEGDSPYGVTDKAECHGNSFGTASTDPQAFKPSKPSSQSSLEGDEVVKYSGLKPLVSPPYGAAGDYSPPAAMTGENRGAEQAFSQHRSQKRSDSLKSMEPRMLELVSRELQDCSPALLWTELAGNCHIKAALEEDLLWPVLRPNPAIRPPRTVLLFGPQGGGKTTLVRSIASQLCATFYRLSGATLASKLKGEAEQLLVTLFSVARQPAVVLLSELESIEEEGLRQQLQAQLEKTQHGQTSLVLVVCTTRRPDLIKDSLLRCFSKRYHVGLPDGSTRRQVLLQALAPQGCSLSEREIAAVLQRSEGFSIWELLQLCQQALESASASAPVPLHGLPAPLSSPAFQDFENAFCKVCPHSTPKELDTCMEWSKV, from the exons ATGCTGAGTCCCATTGTCCCCTATA GCCTGTTGAAGATGCACTGGAACCCGGAGCATGCCCAGCCCCTGAGCCAGTGGCCTGAGCAGCATTTGGACGTGTCCTCCACCACTTCATCCCCTGCCCATAAGTCTGAGCTCTACCCTAGCCGCAGCCGTGGCTCCTACAGCTATGCATGGGCCAATGATGACATCTCAGCGCTTACAGCCTCCAACCTGCTAAAGCGTTACGCTGAGAAATATTCAGGCATGCTTGACTCACCATATGAGCGCCCTGCCGTGGGCGTGTACCCTGAGCCTGGGGCCTTTGGGGCCCTCAACGGAAGCCAGAAAAGTGAACTGGAACCTTGGCCTCTCACGCACAGCACCGACGGGGCATACCCCTTGGTGCCTCCTTCCTCTCATGATAGTCTGACGGGGCCAAAGGTGGTACCCACATCAGCAGGTCCACCAGGCTCGGGCAGTGTGTCAGTAGTTAACAGCAACCTTTCGGACTCAGGCTACAGTGGGAGCAGCTCCTGCAGTGGCTCCCATTCCAGTGACTACCCCCCCAGTTACAATGGCACCTACATCACATCAGGGTACTGTCCCCAACCCAGCTCAGCACTTCCACCAGCCTCGCTGCATGCCCTTCAGCCTAACCCCACACTTCTCCCCAGTTATACACCTTCGGCCCCTGTGTACAACTACCCCCCTAGCACCTACCCACACCAAACTAGCCTTGCTCCTAGCTACTCCCACCCACCAGCCCCTTACATCTCCTCTGGCATAGCCGCCCCCTCTCCAATTCCCTCAAGACCCACGGTGGTTGGAGGCAGCTATGGCTATCATAACAGCAGTCTAGGGGGCTCAGAGCCTGGGGGCTCTCTGAAGAGGAAAGCATTTGAGATGACCCTGGAGgaggaagatggagacagctcaCGCTATAGGAAATATAGCTACGGCCCCATTAAAACTGAGGGAGATTCTCCTTATGGTGTCACTGATAAAGCAGAGTGCCATGGAAATAGCTTTGGAACAGCTAGCACGGATCCTCAAGCTTTTAAGCCGAGCAAACCTTCATCTCAGTCCAGTCTGGAAGGAGATGAAGTGGTAAAGTACAGTGGACTAAAGCCCTTGGTTTCACCACCATATGGAGCAGCAGGGGACTACAGTCCTCCAGCAGCCATGACTGGGGAGAACAGAGGTGCAGAACAGGCCTTCTCACAGCATCGTTCTCAGAAGCGCTCAGATTCCCTGAAAAGTATGGAGCCCCGTATGCTGGAGCTAGTAAGCAGGGAGCTGCAGGATTGCAGCCCAGCTCTACTTTGGACTGAACTGGCTGGTAATTGTCACATCAAAGCAGCGCTGGAGGAGGACCTGCTGTGGCCTGTCTTACGGCCTAACCCTGCCATCCGCCCACCCAGAACCGTCCTGTTGTTTGGCCCACAAGGAGGGGGCAAAACCACACTGGTGCGGTCCATTGCATCTCAACTGTGTGCCACCTTCTACAGGCTAAGTGGTGCTACATTGGCTTCTAAATTGAAGGGAGAGGCAGAGCAACTCTTGGTCACACTGTTCTCAGTGGCCCGACAGCCTGCAGTGGTGTTGCTGAGCGAGTTGGAGTCCATTGAGGAGGAGGGGCTTAGACAGCAACTGCAGGCCCAGTTAGAGAAGACCCAGCATGGTCAGACCAGCCTGGTTCTGGTGGTATGCACCACAAGACGGCCTGACTTGATCAAAGATTCCCTTCTGCGCTGTTTTTCCAAGCGCTACCACGTAGGCCTGCCAGATGGGAGCACACGCAGACAGGTGCTTCTGCAGGCGCTGGCGCCCCAAGGCTGCAGTCTGAGCGAAAGGGAGATTGCAGCTGTACTGCAACGTTCAGAAGGCTTCTCTATCTGGGAGCTGCTGCAGCTCTGCCAGCAGGCCCTGGAATCAGCTTCTGCCTCTGCACCCGTGCCCCTTCACGGCCTCCCTGCTCCCCTGTCTTCCCCTGCCTTCCAAGACTTTGAAAATGCTTTCTGTAAGGTATGCCCACACAGCACCCCCAAAGAACTGGACACTTGTATGGAGTGGAGCAAAGTTTAA
- the LOC127419603 gene encoding fidgetin-like protein 2 isoform X2 — protein MHWNPEHAQPLSQWPEQHLDVSSTTSSPAHKSELYPSRSRGSYSYAWANDDISALTASNLLKRYAEKYSGMLDSPYERPAVGVYPEPGAFGALNGSQKSELEPWPLTHSTDGAYPLVPPSSHDSLTGPKVVPTSAGPPGSGSVSVVNSNLSDSGYSGSSSCSGSHSSDYPPSYNGTYITSGYCPQPSSALPPASLHALQPNPTLLPSYTPSAPVYNYPPSTYPHQTSLAPSYSHPPAPYISSGIAAPSPIPSRPTVVGGSYGYHNSSLGGSEPGGSLKRKAFEMTLEEEDGDSSRYRKYSYGPIKTEGDSPYGVTDKAECHGNSFGTASTDPQAFKPSKPSSQSSLEGDEVVKYSGLKPLVSPPYGAAGDYSPPAAMTGENRGAEQAFSQHRSQKRSDSLKSMEPRMLELVSRELQDCSPALLWTELAGNCHIKAALEEDLLWPVLRPNPAIRPPRTVLLFGPQGGGKTTLVRSIASQLCATFYRLSGATLASKLKGEAEQLLVTLFSVARQPAVVLLSELESIEEEGLRQQLQAQLEKTQHGQTSLVLVVCTTRRPDLIKDSLLRCFSKRYHVGLPDGSTRRQVLLQALAPQGCSLSEREIAAVLQRSEGFSIWELLQLCQQALESASASAPVPLHGLPAPLSSPAFQDFENAFCKVCPHSTPKELDTCMEWSKV, from the coding sequence ATGCACTGGAACCCGGAGCATGCCCAGCCCCTGAGCCAGTGGCCTGAGCAGCATTTGGACGTGTCCTCCACCACTTCATCCCCTGCCCATAAGTCTGAGCTCTACCCTAGCCGCAGCCGTGGCTCCTACAGCTATGCATGGGCCAATGATGACATCTCAGCGCTTACAGCCTCCAACCTGCTAAAGCGTTACGCTGAGAAATATTCAGGCATGCTTGACTCACCATATGAGCGCCCTGCCGTGGGCGTGTACCCTGAGCCTGGGGCCTTTGGGGCCCTCAACGGAAGCCAGAAAAGTGAACTGGAACCTTGGCCTCTCACGCACAGCACCGACGGGGCATACCCCTTGGTGCCTCCTTCCTCTCATGATAGTCTGACGGGGCCAAAGGTGGTACCCACATCAGCAGGTCCACCAGGCTCGGGCAGTGTGTCAGTAGTTAACAGCAACCTTTCGGACTCAGGCTACAGTGGGAGCAGCTCCTGCAGTGGCTCCCATTCCAGTGACTACCCCCCCAGTTACAATGGCACCTACATCACATCAGGGTACTGTCCCCAACCCAGCTCAGCACTTCCACCAGCCTCGCTGCATGCCCTTCAGCCTAACCCCACACTTCTCCCCAGTTATACACCTTCGGCCCCTGTGTACAACTACCCCCCTAGCACCTACCCACACCAAACTAGCCTTGCTCCTAGCTACTCCCACCCACCAGCCCCTTACATCTCCTCTGGCATAGCCGCCCCCTCTCCAATTCCCTCAAGACCCACGGTGGTTGGAGGCAGCTATGGCTATCATAACAGCAGTCTAGGGGGCTCAGAGCCTGGGGGCTCTCTGAAGAGGAAAGCATTTGAGATGACCCTGGAGgaggaagatggagacagctcaCGCTATAGGAAATATAGCTACGGCCCCATTAAAACTGAGGGAGATTCTCCTTATGGTGTCACTGATAAAGCAGAGTGCCATGGAAATAGCTTTGGAACAGCTAGCACGGATCCTCAAGCTTTTAAGCCGAGCAAACCTTCATCTCAGTCCAGTCTGGAAGGAGATGAAGTGGTAAAGTACAGTGGACTAAAGCCCTTGGTTTCACCACCATATGGAGCAGCAGGGGACTACAGTCCTCCAGCAGCCATGACTGGGGAGAACAGAGGTGCAGAACAGGCCTTCTCACAGCATCGTTCTCAGAAGCGCTCAGATTCCCTGAAAAGTATGGAGCCCCGTATGCTGGAGCTAGTAAGCAGGGAGCTGCAGGATTGCAGCCCAGCTCTACTTTGGACTGAACTGGCTGGTAATTGTCACATCAAAGCAGCGCTGGAGGAGGACCTGCTGTGGCCTGTCTTACGGCCTAACCCTGCCATCCGCCCACCCAGAACCGTCCTGTTGTTTGGCCCACAAGGAGGGGGCAAAACCACACTGGTGCGGTCCATTGCATCTCAACTGTGTGCCACCTTCTACAGGCTAAGTGGTGCTACATTGGCTTCTAAATTGAAGGGAGAGGCAGAGCAACTCTTGGTCACACTGTTCTCAGTGGCCCGACAGCCTGCAGTGGTGTTGCTGAGCGAGTTGGAGTCCATTGAGGAGGAGGGGCTTAGACAGCAACTGCAGGCCCAGTTAGAGAAGACCCAGCATGGTCAGACCAGCCTGGTTCTGGTGGTATGCACCACAAGACGGCCTGACTTGATCAAAGATTCCCTTCTGCGCTGTTTTTCCAAGCGCTACCACGTAGGCCTGCCAGATGGGAGCACACGCAGACAGGTGCTTCTGCAGGCGCTGGCGCCCCAAGGCTGCAGTCTGAGCGAAAGGGAGATTGCAGCTGTACTGCAACGTTCAGAAGGCTTCTCTATCTGGGAGCTGCTGCAGCTCTGCCAGCAGGCCCTGGAATCAGCTTCTGCCTCTGCACCCGTGCCCCTTCACGGCCTCCCTGCTCCCCTGTCTTCCCCTGCCTTCCAAGACTTTGAAAATGCTTTCTGTAAGGTATGCCCACACAGCACCCCCAAAGAACTGGACACTTGTATGGAGTGGAGCAAAGTTTAA